In Nitrospira sp., a single genomic region encodes these proteins:
- a CDS encoding FecR family protein — MSALLNLSLISFLNLSLSASAHADNIPIGTAVNAIGTLVIVRTDGVQQRLLGKGNVPLYEGDVLKTDSGSQALITFTEGIEVALNENTSFKLLSRWEKDKPTVRILRLKEGEVWAKTAGGPKRFEVETPVATAAVKETEFNLKVQEDGQSILTVIEGVVQFGTPFGTCPIRTETISYGVRGKKCTKPAATDAKAAKAWADAVHGTVK; from the coding sequence ATGTCCGCACTACTCAACCTCAGCCTGATCTCTTTCCTCAACCTCAGCCTCTCGGCGTCTGCGCACGCTGACAATATTCCCATCGGAACAGCCGTCAACGCCATCGGCACACTGGTCATCGTCCGGACCGACGGTGTACAGCAACGATTGCTGGGCAAAGGGAATGTGCCCCTTTATGAAGGCGACGTCCTCAAGACCGACTCCGGCAGCCAGGCCCTCATCACCTTCACTGAAGGCATCGAGGTGGCGCTCAACGAGAACACGTCTTTCAAACTGTTATCCCGGTGGGAGAAGGACAAGCCGACGGTGCGGATCCTGCGCTTGAAGGAGGGGGAAGTCTGGGCAAAGACCGCCGGCGGACCGAAGCGGTTCGAGGTGGAGACGCCGGTGGCCACAGCAGCGGTCAAAGAGACGGAGTTCAACCTCAAAGTTCAGGAAGACGGGCAAAGCATTCTCACGGTGATCGAGGGGGTCGTACAGTTCGGCACGCCGTTCGGCACCTGCCCGATCAGGACCGAAACCATCAGTTACGGCGTGCGCGGCAAGAAATGCACGAAGCCGGCCGCAACCGACGCGAAGGCCGCGAAGGCCTGGGCGGATGCGGTGCACGGCACAGTGAAATAG
- a CDS encoding carboxypeptidase-like regulatory domain-containing protein, which yields MLPRMTKVQRAICVCCVVSFNCVFILLVSSAWALVTEFGSVQIFVTDQNDVPIPNVNLCLNMPGQSAQKTTDQNGRFSASLPVGSTTVRTSRNGYANTQTTITMTNGASLVHQIVVQPGQATPLPSFCGGIAGTATGEDNACERITSLEVSGGSKTTSRTVHIVAVFSEKPAFYRLAEFSAAERYPESQFNPDAAFTKKNVAWVPVTAQLTKPVLATSVALTEPHYGTHHLYMQTSLALNGCVSRSRPISVVLEPARLVNYELTGQALERFVAAAKSRRYQFKSGFKFNKKDTTYCLNNAMVLPSDPAQDARVSNIMLEDVSGSFDVFDGPDLMLYWQLIDIEGSFPGLGPLAQGRVRAFASGTAPAVVYDKYSEPSCPYCGPRALKRTLSWRRILYEFRPPPPSPPHSPIPLPVLPGTYNAVRCIAVPDLTRSDQQPSLVKLTLRGPAGDDPINALPPLQPPTLERISPLRNSALGGQ from the coding sequence ATGCTGCCTCGTATGACGAAAGTTCAACGAGCGATCTGTGTTTGTTGTGTTGTGTCATTCAATTGCGTGTTCATCCTTCTCGTGTCGTCGGCTTGGGCCCTCGTGACCGAATTCGGCTCGGTCCAAATCTTTGTCACCGATCAGAACGACGTGCCGATTCCCAACGTCAATCTCTGCCTCAACATGCCGGGGCAGAGTGCTCAGAAAACGACGGATCAAAACGGCCGTTTTTCCGCTTCTTTACCGGTGGGTTCGACCACTGTCCGTACGTCCCGTAACGGATACGCCAACACACAAACGACGATTACCATGACCAACGGCGCGAGCCTGGTGCATCAGATCGTTGTACAGCCGGGGCAAGCCACACCGCTGCCAAGTTTTTGCGGAGGGATCGCAGGGACGGCAACGGGCGAAGATAACGCCTGTGAGAGGATTACCAGCCTTGAAGTGTCGGGTGGGTCGAAGACGACCAGCCGTACGGTCCATATTGTTGCCGTCTTCTCCGAAAAGCCGGCATTCTATCGCCTGGCCGAATTTTCCGCCGCGGAGCGCTATCCCGAATCACAGTTCAACCCCGATGCGGCGTTTACCAAGAAGAATGTCGCGTGGGTGCCGGTGACGGCGCAGTTGACGAAGCCGGTCTTAGCGACGAGTGTTGCGCTGACTGAACCGCACTACGGCACCCACCATCTCTACATGCAGACGAGCCTTGCATTGAACGGATGTGTGTCGCGCAGCCGCCCGATCAGCGTGGTCTTGGAGCCCGCTCGACTCGTCAACTATGAATTAACGGGACAGGCCTTGGAACGGTTCGTTGCAGCCGCGAAAAGCCGGCGCTACCAATTCAAAAGCGGGTTCAAATTCAACAAGAAGGACACGACCTATTGCTTGAACAACGCCATGGTGTTGCCTTCGGATCCCGCTCAGGATGCGCGTGTGAGTAACATAATGCTCGAAGATGTGTCCGGAAGCTTTGACGTGTTCGATGGCCCCGATCTCATGCTCTACTGGCAACTGATCGACATCGAGGGATCGTTTCCCGGTCTGGGGCCGTTGGCCCAGGGCCGTGTTCGCGCCTTCGCCAGCGGGACAGCGCCGGCAGTCGTGTACGACAAGTATTCGGAGCCGAGTTGTCCCTATTGCGGCCCGCGCGCGTTGAAGCGAACCCTCTCCTGGCGGCGAATACTGTACGAATTCAGGCCGCCGCCTCCATCGCCCCCGCATTCTCCGATTCCGTTACCGGTCTTACCGGGCACCTACAATGCAGTACGTTGCATCGCTGTTCCCGACCTGACCCGTTCGGACCAGCAGCCATCTCTTGTCAAGCTCACGCTGAGAGGACCGGCGGGTGACGATCCCATCAATGCGCTGCCTCCGCTTCAACCTCCTACCCTGGAGCGAATATCTCCCCTTCGCAACTCGGCGTTGGGTGGCCAATGA